A portion of the Candidatus Bathyarchaeia archaeon genome contains these proteins:
- a CDS encoding NAD(P)/FAD-dependent oxidoreductase — MTVKTDIAVIGAGPAGLFAALELAERCNLKVLVIDQGNEPLKRVCPEQTSYRGCSKCIPCNVLCGAGGAGTLSSGRLNLRPDIGGDLVSLVRSEEEARNLIAEVDKVFLKYGCPEKLYNPKTEEVAELERRAAAFGVKFISIPQREIGTDRAPMVIQNFMDDLRSKGVEFLLRKKVTHLDKGVVQLNGGEVVECKYILAAPGRSGQNWLAEEARRLKIPTKYEPIDIGVRVEVPSVIMEPITRINRDPKFHIYTETYDDFLRTFCVNHEGFVCLEVYDEGYVGVNGHCMSSSKSSNTNFAFLVRVALTEPLEDSSAYGRTIATQTTTLGGGRPIIQRLGDLVKGRRSTWDRIERGNVKPTLRSVTPGDIAMAMPHRLVTDIVEGLRKLDHVIPGVASASTLLYAPEVKFSAHRIYTNKYLETTIENIFVAGDGAGLSRGIATAAATGILAARGILRKEGITIKNQ, encoded by the coding sequence GTGACGGTGAAGACTGACATAGCCGTCATAGGTGCTGGGCCGGCCGGACTATTCGCAGCCCTCGAGCTGGCTGAGAGGTGTAATCTCAAAGTTTTGGTTATAGACCAAGGCAATGAGCCTCTCAAGAGGGTCTGCCCGGAGCAAACCAGTTATAGAGGCTGCAGCAAATGCATACCTTGCAATGTTCTTTGTGGCGCCGGCGGGGCTGGTACCCTCTCGAGTGGTAGACTGAACCTGCGCCCTGACATTGGTGGTGACCTTGTATCGTTAGTGAGAAGTGAGGAGGAAGCCCGCAATCTAATAGCTGAAGTTGACAAGGTCTTCCTCAAATATGGTTGCCCTGAGAAGCTTTACAACCCTAAGACTGAAGAGGTTGCTGAACTGGAGAGAAGGGCAGCAGCATTCGGGGTTAAATTCATCTCGATACCACAACGTGAAATCGGAACCGATAGGGCACCAATGGTGATACAAAACTTTATGGACGACCTCCGCAGCAAGGGTGTGGAGTTCCTCCTTCGGAAGAAGGTAACTCACCTAGACAAGGGCGTAGTTCAACTTAACGGCGGCGAGGTGGTTGAGTGTAAATACATCTTGGCTGCCCCAGGGCGGAGTGGCCAGAATTGGCTTGCGGAGGAAGCTAGAAGGCTTAAGATTCCCACTAAGTATGAGCCCATAGATATCGGAGTGAGGGTTGAGGTTCCATCAGTTATCATGGAGCCTATTACCAGGATAAACCGTGACCCAAAGTTCCACATCTACACCGAGACTTATGATGACTTCCTCAGGACCTTCTGCGTGAACCATGAAGGCTTCGTATGCTTAGAGGTCTATGATGAAGGATATGTGGGTGTGAATGGTCACTGCATGTCCAGCAGCAAATCCTCCAATACAAATTTCGCCTTCCTAGTGCGCGTGGCTCTGACGGAGCCCCTCGAAGACAGTTCAGCTTACGGTCGAACGATAGCTACCCAGACTACGACTCTAGGCGGTGGTCGTCCCATCATTCAAAGGCTGGGTGACCTTGTAAAAGGTCGCAGGTCTACTTGGGATAGGATTGAGAGGGGTAACGTGAAGCCGACATTGAGGAGTGTGACTCCTGGCGACATAGCTATGGCTATGCCCCACCGGTTAGTGACCGATATAGTTGAAGGATTGAGGAAACTGGATCACGTAATCCCAGGTGTAGCATCAGCCTCAACACTCCTATATGCGCCAGAGGTTAAATTCTCTGCGCACAGAATATACACTAATAAGTATCTT